Genomic DNA from Prunus persica cultivar Lovell chromosome G1, Prunus_persica_NCBIv2, whole genome shotgun sequence:
tcggattcaagtgattttttgtagagatgatctttgaatgagtatctacaaaatagacggtttggattagtgaaatacaatccggagtggggtcTACAaggagtgtccctcaaataagcttatttgagggatccctcaatagaagctctctgtatatatataggggtgggcatcgggaccggaaaccggaacaccgaaccgaaccggtgaaaaaaaaccagaaaaaaaccggttgaccaaaaaagtcaacaaaccggaccggaatcggaccgaaccggttctggttttacatctctccgcaccggaccggaccgaaccggaccggtcatatattttatatttatatttttacaaaattttaaaatctaatgccattttttaacttctataatcactaattttccaagttcaacttcaaaaaatttctaaatgtatgaattggattatttgttcatttttaagctaaaaaaataagttatttattataatttttttattaaaaaaattaaattttttttaaaaaaaaaatttaaaaaaataataaattaataatccggttcaaaaccggaaccggtcagaaccggaccggaaccggttagaaccgaaccggccgattttcaaaattttttttgcctaaatcggaccgaaccggaccggttaaaTAATACCGGTTTCGGTTTCGGTTTGAGAtgagaaccggaccgaaccggaccgcgcccacccctatatatatatatatatatatatatatatccctcaaataacactatttgagggatccctcaactgAAGCtcactgtatatatatatatatatattttatgcgGCAAAATTTTATTAGTTGGCCTTCAGGCttgaataaaaacaaatacatttGACTTTCCTTCATCATTTTATGCTATTTTATGGTCATTATATTTGGCATCAACTTCAATCATAGCTATTCTTTTCTGCCCATAGGGGTCCAATAATTTAGTTGACTTCcagaattatatataaaatatgtgaTATTTTATACCAACAGCTCCGACACACACTTAATTAAACGATGTCATTGCTTAATTTAATATACCATTAGATACTAGATTGTccctttaattttgaattatatatgaaCTATATGTAGCTAACACATCCTGATGATGACTTTTGTTCTTAAGTTTGATAAAGaactaattttaattattacttcAACTTTTGCTGCTTCAAATGTCAAATGACGGATAAATCAATACCATGTACTCATAAAAATCTTAGTTATCAGATCATGATGAGAAATTTAGGCTAAAATGTGAGCTCATTAGTTAGTTTTGTAAAGTAATCTGCTTCAAATGCATGAAACTTTTACCATacattacaaaattttcacgataatgtcaaatttcagagAGACAGGTCAGCAACCCACTACTAGTAGTACCTATATTGTCCCCAATTTAAGCACCTACAAAACTCAGTAGTTGTGGAGTTTTATCACTCATCatatattgtatttattttgtcaAGTTTTCGATATGGaactttatattcttcaacaaagaAGTGTGCAATTAATCAAACGTTTTAGTTCCAAATGTCAAAGTAGAACCTagtaactttttgtttttgttttgatacaagagagaaattctgtTTCAGAAAGGAAACTAGTAGTTGTAGtcaataaaacaagaaaataaaagcaaataaaTGCTACTGCAAGCAAATACTGGAGAACTTGACAtatgaatttgaataaatttcaTGGGTGAAGCAAAAAATGAGAGAACTGAAACATTTATTCCTTTTGAAAGAATAGGCTGCATCTATTAAGCTCAactacattaaaaaaaaaaaaaaaaaaaaagaaaatctatgGTTGAAAAACCCTAAATGCTTAATTTTATTGGGGCGAAAAGTAAAATACAGAGCTTAGTTCTAAGTATACTAAGTCGCCTGAGGACCTTCATTATATATCGTAGGTCATTCCAACCCTAACAAGCCTGGTCCTTGGGATCGCCATCACACTCTCAGACTGCCTAAAGTTTTTCCTCAGGAAATCGTAGATATAGTTGACAATAATCTTCTTGAACCAGGAAGATTTCTCTTCTGCCACCACCTGAGTCTCTCCCAGCAGATAAACAACACTTTTTTCCATTGCCTCTTGCACAAACTGAGTTTCCTCTTCGGCTTTCTGACGACCGCTTACACCTTGATCTTCAGAGGGCATCAAGTGTTGGTGACAAATAAACTCTTTCAAATTCTCAACCAACTGTCTCTCGAACTCCGCAGGCTCCTCAACCCTGTCGTTGTAGCCGTACCGCGCCACGCAACGGAACATTCTGTAATCTTTTGGCTCCAGTTGCCGGAAAAGAAACCTCTCCTCCAGCAACACTTTGCTCACCGGAAGGGGCTTGATCGTCACGACAACCACAACGGAGTGGACGGAAGGTATGTTGGAAACAAAGTGAGAAAATATAGGAGGAATTCCTTGAACCAGCTCCGAGTACAAAAGCCCAATTCCTGGCACCCGGTTTATGTTAGGGTTAGAGGACAACTGTTTCATGTACTCGCTAGACACCTTGTTGTTGGCCTCGTAAGTGTAGCATTGTTTGTGCACGTAATGCCAAATCGCCATAATCATCATGAGCACAGCGGCAAAGCACAGAGGAAGGTAGCCACCTTCACTGAATTTGAATAAGACCGCAGATAAATAAACCCCTTCGATGGCAATGAAGATGACAAAGAAGATAGCAATCAAGATTATGCTTATCTTCCATATGACCAACATGATTAGGGTTAGCATGCAGGTTGTGATCACCATCACACTGACCACCGCAATTCCATAAGCGTTGCCAATTTTTTCTGTGGTCTTGAAGGCCGCAGTGATGATGACGCAGAAAATCATGAGGATGTAGTTGATCTCGGGGATGTAGACCTGGCCCTCGTTTTTAGCTGAGGTGTGAACAATCTTGACTCGAGGGAAACAACCCATGCTTAGGGACTGGGAGATGATTGAGAACGTCCCAGTTATCAAAGCTTGGCTGGCAATAATGGCGGCAAGTACAGCCACCACAAACGTTGGCCAGTACATAGGGCCTGCATGCATGCATACGTACCGTTGAAGATCGATACTTAAgtactaattaattagttttcaACTACTTCATCTCAAGATTAAGTTATTTGTTCTGCATTTACTAATCACCTTGTTCACTTTCTTCCTAGCTAATGTATGTGGATTCAATCTATATTAGAGAGGTGATCATTAAAAATAGTGTTCATCATATCATATAGAGAAGTCATGAGAACTCACTTGGTATTGACGCGTAAAAAGTGTCCGTCACCTTCTCTGGGTACTTGGTGAGATATGCTGCTTGCCCAAAGTATGCAAAGAGTATTGTGGGAAATGTGAAGCAAGTGAAACTGATCTGCGTGAAGACGTTAATTGTGGTGTTAACTGTTGATTAGGACTAGCATATAAATGCGTACGTTTTAGTTCTAGTTCTTGAAAGATCGAGTATGGCTGGTTCAAAAATTGAACGAATTAatgcacaaaacaaaagagtaAAGTTTGAAGAACATAAATTAATGCATGCCAGCATAATGAATTTACAATTTACTTACTTGGATTGCTCGAACACTGAAGTGACCCAGATCGGCAAACATGGCCTCGGTCCCTGGTTAATTTATGTCACTAGTTAATTAACGCAACGGGGTAACACGTTAATTACATAATTAAAGAGTTAATTAGTTACCAGTAATGCAAAGAACTACTCCCCCAAGGGAAATCCATGCTTCTTTTCCATTTCTATGGAAGTAATGATAGATGTAGGCCGGATTGAAAGCACGTAACACCGTCACGTCATATGTGATTAAGTTGTACAGACCAATGCAACTGATGAAGACGAACCACAACAAGATGATAGGACCAAAGGTGAATCCCACTTTATCAGTCCCAAATTGTTGAACAGCGAACAGAAGCACCAAGATTACCACGGAAATCCCCACAACAGCATCTGGgattaataaacaaaatttaagtAAACCAAGTAATTAAGATGATCTTATCTCTTTAATTGAgaaataattaacttaatTGTGGTGTATGTGacaaattaaaacatgcatatataaatatatatacctgTGCCTAATGACTTGATCCCGCTCACTGCAGAAAGGACTGCATGCAGAAAAAGCACACACTTTTGTTAAATCTTGCTAGAAATTAGATTATTAATTACTATACTTACTAATTATTTACCTGAAATGCATGGAGTAAGGATCCCATCTCCAATCACCATGGAAGTTCCCATAATGGTGATAACGAAGAGGGCATATTTGGCAGATTTAGTACGctcaagcttcttcttgatcGCTTGGGCCCTTTTCAACTCGTTGGATGGTAATTCAAGTTTGTAGTTGGATAGCTCTCTGTCTTCTGGCTGGGTATTTGGAATTAAGCTCACCTTCGCATACCGGCATATCAACGAATACAATGCAAATGTTCCCCCTGCAAATTAATATACGTAGTAATTAGTTCGTCATCAGAGTACTTAATAATCATAATTTTCTTAAGAAAGTTAATAGACGATTTCGATCATTAAAACTCACAACGCATGAGTAGTTGCCTAAACAAGCTAAGCTAGAACTTGATTAATTAGCTACACCCTAAAAGGATGGAGGAAATAATTGAATTAACTTTAATTGAAAAATCTTACACACCTTCACCATTATCATTAGCCCACAAGACTACGAGTACGTACTTAACCAGGGGTACGAGCAATATGGTATAGATGATGAGAGAGAGCACCCCCAGAATGTCATCCTTGTGGTTAATACCCTTGGGGAAGGTGCTTGAGAAGACGTAGAGTGGAGACGTCCCAATATCCCCATACACCACTCCTACGCTTTGAATTGCTAAACTCATTGTTCTCTTCCAACTtaactgaaaaacaaaaaagagaaagaaaggaaaaaaggtgGACAAATTAAGCACAAACGTACTATGAATTAATTTCAAGTctctatcaaaagaaaaaaaaaagtgatatATAGTTGGAATGAAGACCTTTGAGCCATGATCATGAGCCGTGGAAACTTTTCCAGCCTCCAAATTGAGTGAATCCGTCCGACGCATCTTATCGTCGGTCTCCGCTTTCT
This window encodes:
- the LOC18790600 gene encoding potassium transporter 5 isoform X2; protein product: MGEKAETDDKMRRTDSLNLEAGKVSTAHDHGSKLSWKRTMSLAIQSVGVVYGDIGTSPLYVFSSTFPKGINHKDDILGVLSLIIYTILLVPLVKYVLVVLWANDNGEGGTFALYSLICRYAKVSLIPNTQPEDRELSNYKLELPSNELKRAQAIKKKLERTKSAKYALFVITIMGTSMVIGDGILTPCISVLSAVSGIKSLGTDAVVGISVVILVLLFAVQQFGTDKVGFTFGPIILLWFVFISCIGLYNLITYDVTVLRAFNPAYIYHYFHRNGKEAWISLGGVVLCITGTEAMFADLGHFSVRAIQISFTCFTFPTILFAYFGQAAYLTKYPEKVTDTFYASIPSPMYWPTFVVAVLAAIIASQALITGTFSIISQSLSMGCFPRVKIVHTSAKNEGQVYIPEINYILMIFCVIITAAFKTTEKIGNAYGIAVVSVMVITTCMLTLIMLVIWKISIILIAIFFVIFIAIEGVYLSAVLFKFSEGGYLPLCFAAVLMMIMAIWHYVHKQCYTYEANNKVSSEYMKQLSSNPNINRVPGIGLLYSELVQGIPPIFSHFVSNIPSVHSVVVVVTIKPLPVSKVLLEERFLFRQLEPKDYRMFRCVARYGYNDRVEEPAEFERQLVENLKEFICHQHLMPSEDQGVSGRQKAEEETQFVQEAMEKSVVYLLGETQVVAEEKSSWFKKIIVNYIYDFLRKNFRQSESVMAIPRTRLVRVGMTYDI
- the LOC18790600 gene encoding potassium transporter 5 isoform X1: MGEKAETDDKMRRTDSLNLEAGKVSTAHDHGSKLSWKRTMSLAIQSVGVVYGDIGTSPLYVFSSTFPKGINHKDDILGVLSLIIYTILLVPLVKYVLVVLWANDNGEGGTFALYSLICRYAKVSLIPNTQPEDRELSNYKLELPSNELKRAQAIKKKLERTKSAKYALFVITIMGTSMVIGDGILTPCISVLSAVSGIKSLGTDAVVGISVVILVLLFAVQQFGTDKVGFTFGPIILLWFVFISCIGLYNLITYDVTVLRAFNPAYIYHYFHRNGKEAWISLGGVVLCITGTEAMFADLGHFSVRAIQISFTCFTFPTILFAYFGQAAYLTKYPEKVTDTFYASIPSPMYWPTFVVAVLAAIIASQALITGTFSIISQSLSMGCFPRVKIVHTSAKNEGQVYIPEINYILMIFCVIITAAFKTTEKIGNAYGIAVVSVMVITTCMLTLIMLVIWKISIILIAIFFVIFIAIEGVYLSAVLFKFSEGGYLPLCFAAVLMMIMAIWHYVHKQCYTYEANNKVSSEYMKQLSSNPNINRVPGIGLLYSELVQGIPPIFSHFVSNIPSVHSVVVVVTIKPLPVSKVLLEERFLFRQLEPKDYRMFRCVARYGYNDRVEEPAEFERQLVENLKEFICHQHLMPSEDQGVSGRQKAEEETQQSESVMAIPRTRLVRVGMTYDI